Proteins encoded within one genomic window of Kibdelosporangium phytohabitans:
- a CDS encoding MFS transporter, whose protein sequence is MTISAPRRSTVAPGPAIAMFALLLLAYSVNAMDRMVFPVLLPEVTAEYGFSLDQSGLQATMFALGMGITGIPAGIALARFGRKVLIVVGTVAFSVATIMTVASAGFADMLVWRVLSGVGEALQLAAIITVAAGAFPRHRGLAIGAVNMAFATGSVVGPLVAAALLTEPSAWRVPMVAFGVLGLVVAVAVAFLVPRRFSEATSTQTQSHHVGGAQSVLSRNSMLLAAITVLFGLADFAYIGLYATYLRDELGFTAGQAGLAVGLSGLAAFASPIGGYLTDRLDPRVCLGLVNVLTAAAGVALFVGPPDPAWHATFSFLFGLFASSGGYVVLAGLLVKSVRPEIAGHASGLFITCVYVAAGVAGYVFSRFVSTLGWTGGGLVQIAGFSLVGALLAMFLRPILFSTAERETR, encoded by the coding sequence ATGACGATCAGCGCCCCACGGAGAAGTACCGTCGCGCCCGGCCCGGCGATCGCGATGTTCGCACTGCTCCTGCTGGCCTACTCGGTCAACGCGATGGACCGCATGGTCTTTCCCGTCCTGCTGCCCGAGGTCACCGCCGAGTACGGCTTCAGCCTCGACCAGTCCGGGCTGCAGGCCACGATGTTCGCCCTCGGGATGGGGATCACGGGCATCCCGGCCGGGATCGCGCTCGCCCGCTTCGGCCGCAAGGTGCTGATCGTGGTCGGCACGGTCGCCTTCTCGGTCGCCACGATCATGACCGTGGCCAGCGCCGGGTTCGCCGACATGCTCGTCTGGCGCGTGCTGTCCGGTGTCGGCGAGGCGCTGCAACTGGCCGCGATCATCACGGTCGCCGCCGGCGCCTTCCCCCGGCATCGCGGCCTGGCGATCGGCGCGGTCAACATGGCGTTCGCGACCGGGTCCGTGGTCGGGCCGCTGGTCGCGGCGGCGCTGCTGACCGAGCCGAGCGCGTGGCGCGTCCCCATGGTCGCGTTCGGCGTCCTCGGCCTGGTTGTCGCTGTCGCGGTCGCTTTCCTGGTACCACGCCGGTTCAGCGAGGCGACGAGCACACAGACCCAGTCCCATCACGTCGGTGGAGCGCAGTCCGTGCTGAGCCGCAACTCGATGCTGCTGGCCGCCATCACCGTCCTTTTCGGTTTAGCCGACTTCGCCTACATCGGCCTGTACGCGACCTACCTACGCGACGAGCTCGGATTCACCGCCGGGCAGGCGGGGCTCGCTGTGGGTCTGTCGGGCCTTGCCGCGTTCGCCTCCCCGATCGGCGGGTACCTCACCGACCGGCTGGATCCGCGTGTCTGCCTTGGCCTGGTCAACGTCCTGACGGCCGCGGCCGGTGTCGCGTTGTTCGTCGGCCCGCCCGACCCGGCGTGGCACGCGACGTTCTCGTTCCTGTTCGGACTGTTCGCCAGCAGCGGTGGGTACGTGGTGCTCGCCGGTCTGCTCGTCAAATCGGTGCGCCCGGAGATCGCCGGGCACGCCTCCGGCCTGTTCATCACATGCGTCTACGTCGCCGCGGGCGTCGCCGGGTACGTGTTCAGCCGGTTCGTCAGCACGCTGGGCTGGACCGGCGGCGGGCTCGTGCAGATCGCCGGCTTCTCCTTGGTGGGCGCGCTGCTGGCGATGTTCCTGCGTCCGATCCTGTTCAGCACCGCCGAAAGAGAGACCCGATGA
- a CDS encoding fumarylacetoacetate hydrolase family protein, producing MTLVFAPPTVSVPVAGSNERFPVRRVYCVGRNYVDHIREMKEGDERDDPFFFQKPADAVVGDGAEIPYPPRTADFQFEGELVVAVGAEGVDVPVDRALDLVFGYAAGIDLTRRDRQRDCRQRQISWEAGKAFDASAPCGPITRDADVTTARLRLSVNGEVRQRTGIELMIWQVAEIIAHLSGDYRLMPGDLVYTGTPAGVGAVGPGDVIRVDIDGLAPLSVTITESRSNEAH from the coding sequence ATGACGCTCGTGTTCGCCCCGCCCACCGTGTCCGTTCCCGTCGCAGGCTCGAACGAGCGGTTCCCCGTGCGCCGGGTGTACTGCGTCGGCCGCAACTACGTCGACCACATCCGCGAGATGAAGGAGGGCGACGAACGCGACGACCCGTTCTTCTTCCAGAAACCGGCGGACGCGGTGGTCGGCGACGGTGCCGAAATCCCCTACCCGCCGAGGACCGCGGACTTCCAGTTCGAGGGGGAGCTCGTCGTCGCGGTCGGCGCCGAGGGCGTGGACGTCCCGGTCGATCGCGCGCTGGACCTCGTCTTCGGCTACGCCGCCGGGATCGACCTGACCCGCCGGGACCGGCAACGGGACTGCAGGCAACGCCAGATCTCCTGGGAGGCGGGCAAAGCGTTCGACGCGTCCGCGCCGTGCGGGCCGATCACCAGGGACGCCGACGTGACCACGGCGCGGTTGCGGCTGTCGGTCAACGGCGAAGTCCGGCAGCGCACCGGGATCGAGCTGATGATCTGGCAGGTCGCCGAGATCATCGCCCACCTGTCCGGCGACTACCGGCTCATGCCCGGCGACCTCGTCTACACCGGGACACCGGCCGGGGTCGGCGCGGTCGGGCCCGGTGACGTCATCCGCGTCGACATCGACGGCCTCGCACCCCTGTCCGTCACCATCACCGAAAGCAGGAGCAATGAAGCCCACTGA
- a CDS encoding polysaccharide deacetylase family protein — protein sequence MKPTERIDYDPIHGRPALALPGGARVAVWLIVNVEEWLDTEPMPRTVLTPPAGGVPSPDVPNWAWHEYGNRVGFWRMLRVIDRHDIPVALAINGAAITAYPQITQAATDRDWEFVGHGYTQKNMQKVADERLDIRRTRDAITAVTGKRPRGWLGPGLTETWETPDLLVEEGYEYVCDWVLDDQPTRLRTRTGPIVNVPYTQECNDVAMMLIQHHTADEYRRRAADQFDQILADAVADDSARVMALVVHPYIMGAPHRLKYLDQALEHIRGHDEALFCTGEQILDWSTAQALSADRA from the coding sequence ATGAAGCCCACTGAGCGCATCGACTACGACCCGATCCACGGCCGCCCTGCGCTGGCCCTGCCCGGTGGCGCCCGCGTTGCCGTGTGGCTGATCGTCAACGTCGAGGAGTGGCTGGACACCGAGCCCATGCCCAGGACCGTGCTCACGCCGCCCGCTGGTGGGGTGCCGTCCCCTGACGTGCCCAACTGGGCCTGGCACGAATACGGCAACCGCGTCGGGTTCTGGCGGATGCTGCGCGTGATCGACCGGCACGACATCCCGGTGGCACTGGCGATCAACGGCGCGGCGATCACCGCGTACCCGCAGATCACCCAGGCCGCGACCGACCGGGACTGGGAGTTCGTCGGGCACGGCTACACGCAGAAGAACATGCAGAAGGTCGCCGACGAACGCCTGGACATCCGACGCACCCGCGACGCGATCACGGCGGTGACGGGCAAACGCCCCCGCGGCTGGCTGGGGCCGGGCCTGACCGAGACCTGGGAAACCCCGGACCTGCTGGTCGAGGAGGGCTACGAGTACGTGTGCGACTGGGTGCTCGACGACCAGCCGACCCGCCTGCGCACCCGGACGGGCCCGATCGTGAACGTGCCGTACACCCAGGAGTGCAACGACGTGGCGATGATGCTGATCCAGCACCACACCGCGGACGAGTACCGGCGGCGCGCGGCCGACCAGTTCGACCAGATCCTCGCCGACGCGGTCGCGGACGACTCGGCCCGGGTGATGGCACTGGTCGTGCACCCGTACATCATGGGCGCACCGCACCGGCTGAAGTACCTGGACCAGGCGCTCGAGCACATCCGCGGCCACGATGAAGCGCTGTTCTGCACAGGCGAGCAGATCCTCGACTGGTCGACCGCGCAGGCGCTCAGCGCAGATCGCGCATGA
- a CDS encoding serine hydrolase domain-containing protein produces MRVKTGVAVALAVTASLLVAPAASARTALCDTTPIQTAMKALKRVGATGIAVTVKSPRCGVWNGGVGLADRRTGREVSGHEHSRIGSDTKTWTATVVLQLVSEGRIKLDDTVDRHLPGLVRTKRYDGRKITIRQLLRHTSGLPDYLEHPFWEDEDAHRWDHIEPLWTVKQALTLPPPERNPAGFSYSNTNYNLAGLIVAKVTGRPIATEIEQRIIKRLGLRDTYWPGDRTSICAPELRSYVERAGTLADRTEWNTSEADASGALISTGADATVFWTALLTGKLLPAAQLAEMKRTVPDELSDGYGLGIERYRPAPGLVTWGHSGSMSSGHVFRNAMTEDGQRAVTLLIGTDTFDSGKLDAAVNDLMRDLR; encoded by the coding sequence ATGAGAGTGAAAACAGGTGTTGCCGTGGCGTTGGCAGTCACGGCGTCGCTGCTGGTTGCCCCAGCGGCGTCAGCCAGGACAGCATTGTGCGACACCACACCGATCCAGACGGCGATGAAGGCGTTGAAGCGCGTCGGCGCCACCGGTATCGCCGTCACGGTCAAGAGCCCGCGTTGTGGCGTGTGGAACGGCGGCGTCGGTCTCGCCGACCGCCGGACAGGCCGCGAGGTCTCGGGCCACGAGCACAGCCGGATCGGCAGCGACACCAAGACCTGGACGGCCACGGTCGTGCTGCAACTCGTCAGCGAAGGCAGGATCAAGCTCGACGACACCGTGGACCGCCACCTGCCCGGCCTGGTCCGCACCAAGCGCTACGACGGGCGCAAGATCACCATCCGCCAGCTCCTGCGGCACACCAGCGGCCTGCCCGACTACCTCGAACACCCCTTCTGGGAAGACGAGGACGCGCACCGCTGGGACCACATCGAGCCACTGTGGACGGTGAAGCAGGCGCTGACGCTGCCCCCGCCCGAGCGCAACCCGGCGGGCTTCTCGTACTCCAACACCAACTACAACCTGGCCGGGTTGATCGTCGCCAAGGTCACCGGCCGCCCCATCGCCACCGAGATCGAGCAGCGGATCATCAAACGCCTCGGCCTGCGCGACACGTACTGGCCGGGGGACCGGACCTCGATCTGCGCGCCGGAGCTGCGCAGCTACGTCGAACGAGCCGGGACACTGGCCGACCGGACGGAGTGGAACACCTCCGAGGCCGACGCGTCGGGCGCGCTGATCTCCACGGGAGCCGACGCGACGGTGTTCTGGACCGCGCTGCTGACCGGGAAACTCCTGCCCGCGGCCCAGCTCGCCGAAATGAAGCGGACAGTCCCCGACGAGCTCAGCGACGGCTACGGCCTGGGTATCGAGCGCTACCGCCCGGCGCCCGGTCTCGTCACATGGGGCCACAGCGGCAGCATGTCCAGCGGGCACGTGTTCCGCAACGCCATGACCGAGGACGGTCAACGCGCCGTGACACTGCTGATCGGCACGGACACGTTCGACTCCGGCAAGCTCGACGCCGCCGTCAACGACCTCATGCGCGATCTGCGCTGA
- the menC gene encoding o-succinylbenzoate synthase encodes MKIERVDLIAVRLPLVRPFRTSRMAGTDRHTFLLRVTTDTAEGWGEFGGDPEPLYSAEFAAGAHRVLRDHLVPRVVAQDTVTTARTAVAMAPVKGNPMAKALLETAILDAECRTHSMPLATYLGAVRDRVPAGVSVGITDTIAGLLDVVSGYLAQGYARIKLKIEPGWDVEPVRAVRREFGDELALQVDANTAYSLVDAQHLRGLDEFGLVQIEQPLGEDDLRGHAELAKLLRTPICLDESIRSAADAAVAIGLGACRVVNIKPSRVGGYLEARRIHDVCTAQGIPVWCGGMLETGVGRAQNLALAGLPGFVLPNDLSASSRYYAEDITEPFLLDNGCLSVPDGPGSGVTVLPETLSRYTVSTETLYER; translated from the coding sequence GTGAAAATCGAACGCGTCGACCTCATCGCGGTCCGGCTCCCGCTCGTCCGTCCCTTCCGGACCTCCCGGATGGCCGGCACCGACCGGCACACCTTCCTGCTGCGCGTGACGACCGACACCGCCGAGGGGTGGGGTGAGTTCGGTGGCGACCCGGAACCGCTGTACAGCGCGGAGTTCGCCGCCGGTGCGCACCGTGTCCTGCGCGACCACCTGGTGCCCAGGGTCGTCGCGCAGGACACGGTCACCACCGCACGGACCGCCGTCGCGATGGCCCCGGTCAAGGGCAATCCCATGGCCAAAGCACTGCTCGAGACGGCGATCCTCGACGCCGAGTGCCGTACGCACTCGATGCCGCTGGCGACCTACCTCGGCGCGGTCCGCGACCGCGTCCCCGCCGGGGTGTCCGTCGGGATCACGGACACGATCGCCGGCCTGCTCGACGTGGTCTCCGGCTACCTGGCACAGGGCTACGCCCGGATCAAGCTGAAGATCGAACCCGGCTGGGACGTCGAACCGGTCCGCGCGGTCCGCCGCGAGTTCGGTGACGAACTGGCGTTGCAGGTCGACGCGAACACCGCCTACTCCCTCGTCGACGCCCAGCACCTGCGCGGGCTCGACGAGTTCGGGCTCGTCCAGATCGAACAGCCACTCGGCGAGGACGACCTGCGCGGCCACGCCGAACTCGCGAAGCTGCTGCGCACCCCGATCTGCCTGGACGAGTCGATCCGCTCCGCGGCCGACGCCGCCGTCGCGATCGGGCTGGGCGCCTGCCGTGTCGTCAACATCAAACCCAGCCGGGTCGGCGGCTACCTGGAAGCGCGGCGGATCCACGACGTCTGCACCGCGCAGGGGATCCCGGTCTGGTGCGGGGGAATGCTCGAGACCGGCGTCGGTCGCGCGCAGAACCTCGCACTGGCCGGGCTTCCCGGTTTCGTGTTGCCGAACGACCTCTCGGCATCCAGTCGTTACTACGCCGAGGACATCACCGAACCGTTCCTGCTCGACAACGGCTGTCTGTCTGTTCCGGACGGTCCCGGCAGCGGTGTGACCGTGCTCCCCGAGACGCTCAGCCGCTACACCGTGTCGACGGAGACCCTGTACGAAAGGTGA
- a CDS encoding PucR family transcriptional regulator, producing MLDTAVPDLGQVLEALGSSLLRPLTVLPAQPVPVSGVLVFERRAPLAPVKDAILLAVGAGTDEAEQLVGAAADAGYACLVVKSFGEPVTGLVGAAERAGVVLLATDEAVAWHHLDAMITSTLAQASGNDLFALANAIAGMVGGATVIEDPHRRILAYSTLPGQAIDTGRSQGILGLQVPDGPYYDEQYRALTQSGRTCRFPAIAGGLPRLGVVVRAGDEELGSVWVVDDHLDATAEQALTDVTDIVSLHLLAARTADDAVRRRRADLLRRLLADPSSVTAVAPQLGLDPNQPVAVAAFTVASDDALAAQAATRLADLVSLHCEAHYGRHGCALIDGTVYALLPSSNAHRELVADIARRAHGALRVPVHAGLGSLVQELRLIASSRADADLVLRALAERPGGPVATIDEVWASATLSELARILAAQEALPRRLGPSIRAHDLEHGTTYAGTILAYLDANGDTAAASQRLSVHPNTIRYRLSRAEEIFGFDLADPDERLVLWLRLRLGDQLGW from the coding sequence ATGCTCGATACAGCGGTTCCCGATCTCGGGCAGGTTCTCGAGGCGTTGGGCTCGTCGCTGCTGCGGCCGTTGACTGTCCTGCCCGCGCAGCCTGTGCCGGTCTCGGGCGTGCTCGTGTTCGAACGACGGGCCCCGCTCGCACCGGTCAAGGACGCGATCCTGCTCGCGGTCGGCGCGGGGACCGACGAGGCCGAGCAGCTCGTCGGCGCGGCGGCTGATGCCGGGTACGCATGCCTGGTGGTGAAGAGTTTCGGTGAACCGGTCACCGGCCTTGTCGGCGCCGCCGAGCGGGCCGGTGTCGTACTGCTCGCCACCGACGAGGCCGTGGCGTGGCACCACCTGGACGCCATGATCACCTCGACCCTCGCGCAGGCCTCGGGCAACGACCTGTTCGCGCTGGCCAACGCGATCGCGGGGATGGTCGGCGGGGCCACCGTGATCGAGGACCCGCACCGCCGCATCCTGGCGTACTCCACTCTGCCCGGCCAGGCCATCGACACGGGCCGCAGCCAGGGCATCCTCGGTCTGCAGGTGCCCGACGGCCCGTACTACGACGAGCAGTACCGCGCCCTCACCCAGTCGGGGCGCACCTGCCGGTTCCCCGCCATCGCCGGTGGCCTGCCCCGGCTCGGGGTGGTGGTCCGCGCGGGTGACGAGGAACTCGGCTCGGTCTGGGTCGTCGACGACCACCTGGACGCCACGGCCGAGCAGGCGCTGACCGACGTGACGGACATCGTCTCGCTGCACCTGCTCGCGGCCCGGACCGCGGACGACGCCGTCCGGCGCAGACGGGCTGACCTGCTGCGACGGCTGCTCGCCGACCCGAGCAGCGTCACCGCGGTGGCCCCGCAGCTCGGCCTCGACCCGAACCAGCCCGTGGCGGTGGCCGCGTTCACCGTCGCCTCGGACGACGCCCTCGCGGCCCAGGCGGCCACCCGCCTCGCCGACCTGGTGAGCCTGCACTGCGAGGCCCATTACGGCAGGCACGGCTGCGCGCTGATCGACGGCACGGTCTACGCGCTGCTGCCGTCGTCGAACGCGCACCGGGAGCTCGTCGCCGACATCGCCCGGCGTGCCCACGGGGCGCTGCGGGTGCCCGTGCACGCCGGGCTCGGTTCACTCGTGCAGGAGCTGCGGCTGATCGCGAGTTCACGCGCGGACGCGGATCTCGTCCTGCGCGCGCTCGCCGAACGGCCGGGTGGCCCCGTGGCCACGATCGACGAGGTGTGGGCCAGCGCGACCCTGTCCGAACTGGCCCGGATCCTCGCCGCCCAGGAGGCCCTGCCCCGAAGGCTCGGCCCGTCGATCCGGGCGCACGACCTGGAACACGGCACGACCTACGCCGGCACGATCCTCGCCTACCTGGACGCCAACGGCGACACCGCGGCGGCCTCACAGCGGCTGTCCGTGCACCCGAACACCATCCGGTACCGGTTGTCGCGTGCGGAGGAGATCTTCGGCTTCGACCTCGCCGACCCGGACGAACGCCTGGTGCTGTGGCTACGACTGCGGCTCGGCGACCAGCTCGGCTGGTGA
- a CDS encoding DUF2306 domain-containing protein — translation MIGPFQFAAKLRARRPQLHRVLGRVYMVSIVVAAVSSSVAVVYSTEGVSAQVAFCLLTGAIVAEYFIVPKTISPLSRRCERDTETRRSPAELVAEPQS, via the coding sequence TTGATCGGGCCGTTCCAATTCGCGGCCAAACTGCGTGCCCGTCGCCCGCAGCTGCATCGCGTGCTCGGTCGCGTCTACATGGTCAGTATCGTTGTCGCCGCTGTTTCGTCGTCGGTGGCGGTTGTCTACTCCACCGAGGGTGTTTCTGCTCAGGTTGCGTTCTGCCTGCTGACTGGCGCGATCGTCGCCGAGTACTTCATTGTCCCCAAGACCATCTCACCTCTGTCGCGCAGGTGTGAACGCGACACCGAAACGCGCCGGTCACCAGCCGAGCTGGTCGCCGAGCCGCAGTCGTAG
- a CDS encoding Fic family protein, translating into MAEALLPPGQWVPITGRSDFPESLRVEGAYIPPPLPRDLTLPPATYRLAARAEHALGRLDEAAGRLARCDGLVRSTQVRDAQSSASLVGVNVSLTEALIANMLAGQGSTKRPDLLAKITPYLRAHDHGLRLVRAGARLDATLIRELSAIMTGRSSAEVLRTEHGRLGGGRTAPYMLTAMGPHLVPRLKEWSDWVHGDIRQPRVAHLAVAHYFLEVLQPFPTANGHVARVFSMLEMVRQKLLRNQILPLSVWLDDELDVYRCQIRAVVDTGRLDRWVDFFSIAIHDQAQAQLQMVYKLGELGAELSKGMSPSGTAAKVVADVIGFPVINHREIQQRYGVSKKYATEVTRRLVNSGALTSWESRKYDQVFYSEPVIKLLSLNNRTTADVRRHPPGISTDPPPSKDKPGKR; encoded by the coding sequence ATGGCCGAAGCTCTACTGCCGCCTGGGCAGTGGGTGCCCATCACCGGACGTTCCGATTTCCCCGAGAGTCTCCGTGTTGAGGGCGCCTATATCCCGCCACCGTTGCCGCGGGATCTCACGTTGCCGCCCGCCACCTACCGCCTCGCCGCCCGAGCCGAGCACGCGCTCGGCAGGCTGGACGAAGCGGCAGGCCGTCTCGCGAGGTGTGACGGTCTTGTCCGATCGACTCAAGTGCGGGACGCGCAAAGCTCTGCCAGCCTCGTCGGAGTCAACGTCAGCCTGACCGAGGCACTGATCGCGAACATGCTGGCAGGACAGGGTTCCACCAAACGCCCCGACCTGCTTGCCAAGATCACGCCCTACCTGCGTGCGCACGACCACGGTCTGCGGCTGGTCCGTGCCGGTGCTCGCCTGGACGCGACCCTGATCAGGGAGCTCAGCGCGATCATGACCGGCCGGAGCTCGGCTGAAGTCCTGAGAACCGAGCACGGTCGCCTCGGCGGCGGGCGAACGGCGCCGTACATGCTGACTGCGATGGGGCCACATCTGGTGCCGCGGTTGAAGGAATGGTCGGACTGGGTGCACGGCGACATCCGTCAGCCCAGGGTCGCCCACCTCGCTGTCGCCCACTACTTCTTGGAGGTACTGCAACCGTTTCCCACTGCCAACGGGCACGTCGCCCGGGTGTTCAGCATGCTCGAGATGGTCCGGCAGAAGTTGCTGCGCAACCAGATCCTGCCGTTGTCGGTCTGGCTGGACGACGAGCTGGACGTCTACCGGTGTCAGATCCGGGCAGTCGTCGACACTGGTCGCCTCGACCGCTGGGTCGACTTCTTCTCGATCGCCATCCACGACCAGGCGCAGGCTCAGCTCCAAATGGTGTACAAGCTTGGCGAGCTTGGGGCGGAGCTGAGCAAGGGTATGTCGCCGTCGGGGACAGCGGCCAAGGTCGTCGCCGACGTCATCGGCTTCCCGGTGATCAACCACCGGGAGATCCAGCAACGATATGGCGTATCGAAGAAGTACGCGACCGAAGTCACGAGGCGACTGGTCAACTCAGGTGCTCTCACCAGCTGGGAGTCCCGCAAGTACGACCAGGTCTTCTACTCCGAACCGGTGATCAAGCTGTTGAGCTTGAACAACAGAACCACGGCGGACGTGCGACGCCACCCGCCGGGCATCTCGACCGATCCACCACCATCGAAGGACAAGCCAGGAAAACGATGA
- a CDS encoding RNA polymerase sigma factor encodes MAAARLAARLVRDPLVIGPSGVRSPMAAGDPDAQFDAFYTACFSRVRKALGALTHDTHAAEDATQEAFVRAKRHWPKLMAYDKPEAWVQRVAFQRLRRIQRSRRDQPTDESTVEHPDPGADLADEVAQREELYAAIRTLPRRRAEVIVLCHLRGYSRCEVATMLRITESTVRTHLALAEAQLHRLLGLPDTGHQGETG; translated from the coding sequence ATGGCGGCGGCACGGCTTGCCGCCCGCCTCGTCCGGGATCCGCTGGTGATCGGTCCCTCCGGTGTCCGCTCGCCGATGGCGGCGGGCGATCCCGACGCTCAGTTCGACGCGTTCTACACGGCTTGTTTCTCGCGCGTGCGCAAGGCGCTCGGTGCTCTCACCCACGACACCCACGCCGCGGAGGACGCCACGCAGGAAGCGTTCGTCCGCGCCAAGCGGCATTGGCCCAAGCTGATGGCGTACGACAAACCGGAGGCGTGGGTCCAGCGCGTGGCGTTCCAGCGGCTCCGGCGGATCCAGCGGTCGCGCCGCGACCAGCCGACCGACGAGTCCACTGTGGAACACCCTGATCCCGGTGCCGACCTCGCCGACGAGGTCGCGCAGCGGGAGGAGCTGTACGCCGCCATCCGGACCCTGCCGCGGCGCAGGGCGGAGGTGATCGTGCTGTGCCACCTGCGTGGCTACTCGCGCTGCGAGGTGGCCACGATGCTGCGCATCACCGAATCCACCGTGCGAACGCACCTCGCCCTCGCCGAGGCCCAGCTGCACCGCCTGCTCGGACTGCCGGACACCGGTCACCAGGGAGAAACCGGATGA
- a CDS encoding ParB/RepB/Spo0J family partition protein: MSDGRDVVTSIVGRIDARPGMRLVTLPIRSLKPADSPRLRGGDTDHVMALADCGADLPPILVHRPTMRVIDGMHRLQAAELRGDEDIQAWLVEGTTDLAFLLAVEANVAHGLPLSLTDRKAAAARIIASFPQRSDRSIARSTGLADKTVAAIRRRTGMDKPASRLGRDGRVYPLDSAEGRRAAGEFMTANPGATLREVAKASGISLGTAVDVRKRLRRGDDPVLSRQRAEPEPSTSDQIPPGQDVLQALRADPSLWSTDIGRTLLRWFHFHMVEPREWGRLADGVPPHRAGDIAELALACAELWQEFARQLRRRQQAAARQRPVARSQRTR, from the coding sequence GTGTCCGATGGACGCGACGTGGTCACGTCGATAGTCGGCAGGATCGACGCGAGACCGGGGATGCGGTTGGTCACGCTGCCGATCCGTTCGCTGAAACCAGCGGACTCGCCGAGGCTCCGCGGCGGGGACACCGACCACGTCATGGCGTTGGCGGACTGCGGTGCCGACCTGCCGCCGATCCTCGTGCACCGCCCGACGATGCGCGTGATCGACGGGATGCACCGGTTGCAGGCCGCCGAACTGCGCGGCGACGAGGACATCCAGGCGTGGCTTGTCGAAGGCACCACGGACCTGGCTTTCCTGCTCGCGGTGGAAGCGAACGTGGCGCACGGTTTGCCGTTGTCGCTCACGGACCGCAAGGCCGCGGCGGCCAGGATCATCGCGTCCTTCCCGCAGCGGTCGGACCGGTCCATCGCGCGAAGCACGGGCCTCGCCGACAAGACCGTCGCCGCGATCCGGCGGCGGACAGGCATGGACAAGCCAGCCAGCCGATTGGGCCGCGACGGCCGCGTCTATCCGCTCGACAGCGCGGAGGGCAGGCGGGCGGCGGGTGAGTTCATGACCGCGAACCCAGGGGCAACACTGAGGGAAGTCGCCAAGGCGTCGGGCATCTCCCTCGGCACGGCGGTCGACGTCCGCAAGCGACTGCGGCGCGGCGACGATCCGGTGCTGTCACGGCAACGCGCCGAGCCGGAACCGTCCACCTCCGACCAGATCCCGCCGGGGCAGGACGTGCTCCAGGCTCTGCGCGCGGATCCTTCGCTGTGGTCGACCGACATCGGGCGTACGCTGTTGCGCTGGTTCCACTTCCACATGGTCGAACCACGGGAATGGGGCCGGCTCGCCGACGGCGTCCCGCCGCACCGCGCGGGCGACATAGCCGAACTCGCACTGGCGTGCGCCGAGTTGTGGCAGGAGTTCGCGCGGCAGTTGCGCCGCAGGCAACAGGCGGCTGCCCGGCAAAGACCTGTTGCGCGAAGCCAGCGGACTCGGTAG